The following proteins are encoded in a genomic region of Serinus canaria isolate serCan28SL12 chromosome 13, serCan2020, whole genome shotgun sequence:
- the DDX41 gene encoding probable ATP-dependent RNA helicase DDX41 translates to MEAVAERKRQREEPADTSDLSGEDDDDYVPYVPVKQRKQQMLQKLLQMRRKVVSEEEQRDSGSEQRGDEDDIPLGPQSNISLLDQHQHLKEKAEARKESAKEKQLKEEEKILESVAEGRALMSVKEMAKGITYDDPIKTSWRAPRYILGMSEARHDRVRKKYHILVEGEGIPPPIKSFKEMKFPAAILRGLKKKGIQQPTPIQIQGIPTILSGRDMIGIAFTGSGKTLVFTLPVIMFCLEQEKRLPFSKREGPYGLIICPSRELARQTHGILEYYCRLLQEDGLPPLRCALCIGGMSVKEQMETIKHGVHMMVATPGRLMDLLQKKMVSLDICRYLALDEADRMIDMGFEGDIRTIFSYFKGQRQTLLFSATMPKKIQNFAKSALVKPITINVGRAGAASLDVVQEVEYVKEEAKMVYLLECLQKTPPPVLIFAEKKADVDAIHEYLLLKGVEAVAIHGGKDQEERTKAIEAFRDGKKDVLVATDVASKGLDFPAIQHVINYDMPEEIENYVHRIGRTGRSGNTGIATTFINKACDESVLMDLKALLLEAKQKVPPVLQVLHCGDETMLDINGERGCAFCGGLGHRITDCPKLEAMQTKQVSNIGRKDYLAHSSMDF, encoded by the exons GTGCCCGTCAAGCAGCGCAAGCAGCAGATG ctgcagaaactgctgcagaTGCGGCGGAAGGTGGTGTCCGAGGAGGAGCAGCGGGACAGCGGGAGCGAGCAGCGCGGGGACGAGGATGACATCCCGCTGGGACCGCAGTCCAACATCAGTCTGCTggaccagcaccagcacctcaAAGAGAAGGCGGAAG CTCGGAAGGAGTCAGccaaggagaagcagctgaaggaagaagagaagatcCTGGAGAGCGTGGCAGAGGGCCGAG ctctgatgtCAGTGAAGGAGATGGCCAAGGGCATCACCTATGATGACCCAATTAAAACCAG CTGGAGAGCCCCTCGCTACATCCTGGGCATGTCAGAGGCACGGCACGACCGCGTTCGTAAGAAGTACCACATCCTGGTGGAGGGGGAGGGCATCCCACCCCCCATCAAGAGCTTCAAGGAGATGAAGTTCCCAGCAG CTATCCTGAGAGgcttgaagaaaaaaggaatccAGCAGCCAACACCCATACAGATCCAAGGCATCCCCACAAT ACTCTCAGGAAGGGATATGATTGGCATTGCATTCACTGGCTCTGGGAAGACCTTAGTGTTCACCCTCCCTGTGATCAtgttctgcctggagcaggagaagaggcTGCCATTCTCTAAGCGAGAGGGACCCTATGGACTCATCATCTGTCCCTCA CGGGAGCTGGCCCGGCAGACCCACGGCATCCTGGAGTACTACTGTCgcctgctgcaggaggatgggCTGCCCCCGCTGCGCTGCGCCCTCTGCATCGGGGGCATGTCTGTCAAGGAGCAGATGGAGACCATCAAACA TGGGGTGCACATGATGGTGGCAACCCCTGGGCGCCTGATGGATCTGCTGCAGAAGAAGATGGTGAGCCTGGACATCTGCCGGTACCTGGCCCTGGATGAAGCTGACAGGATGATCGATATGGGCTTTGAGGGGGACATCCGCACCATCTTCTCCTACTTCAAG ggccagcgGCAAACCCTCCTCTTCAGTGCCACAATGCCCAAGAAGATCCAGAACTTTGCCAAGAGTGCCCTGGTGAAACCCATCACCATTAACGTTGGGCGAgcaggtgctgccagcctggatgTTGTGCAG GAGGTGGAGTATGTGAAAGAGGAGGCCAAGATGGTGTACCTGCTGGAGTGCCTGCAGAAGACCCCCCCACCT gtgctgatcTTTGCAGAGAAGAAGGCAGATGTCGATGCAATCCATGAGTACCTGCTGCTCAAGGGTGTGGAAGCTGTGGCCATCCATGGAGGGAAAG ATCAGGAAGAACGGACAAAAGCCATTGAGGCCTTCCGGGATGGGAAGAAGGATGTCCTGGTTGCCACTGACGTCGCTTCCAAGGGCCTGGACTTCCCAGCCATCCAGCACGTCATCAATTACGACATGCCAGAGGAGATTGAGAACTACG TTCACCGCATCGGGCGTACGGGCCGTTCAGGGAACACTGGCATTGCCACCACCTTCATCAACAAGGCCTGTG ACGAGTCGGTGCTGATGGACCTGaaggctctgctcctggaggcGAAGCAGAAGGTGCCACctgtgctccaggtgctgcactGTGGGGATGAGACCATGCTGGACATCAATG GTGAGCGGGGCTGTGCCTTCTGTGGTGGCCTGGGCCATCGCATCACCGACTGCCCCAAGCTGGAGGCCATGCAGACCAAGCAAGTCAGCAATATCGGCCGCAAGGACTACTTGGCCCACAGCTCTATGGACTTCTAG
- the DOK3 gene encoding docking protein 3, whose translation MRAQLFAASPSGVARMEKFDVRDDGTVPEKMSLQRCARRVIRLSDCVSVGPAGTESCPKATAAFYLTTTEKSYVLAAEQRDEWITQLCQLAFQGGKETVPSRARTQASLAVPMEENSLYSSWQDLTEFLVLVVQTEAATRCGLQGHYLLSALPQNLTLKDPQSRQPLLTWPYTFLRKFGQDQAVFSFEAGRRSDSGEGTFTFSTPRAPELCRAVAAAIACQQQGKDTLDPRLFCVSEPQLFAQGLEPQPWGPGNDDPQPSPALGSTQPASDPPANLLRFTPPEPEASCPIIYASIARGQQPLFVSGQPGSGEPWAVGKPLPEHLYENIFSAEPHPAGAQEEEEEGQWELGCRQAPEGHSSEGGPVYDNRAAMAPTPRAVGWGRGGQEVLSGRSGHKPHSTLRAKLVRLLSRESPGGRDWA comes from the exons ATGCGAGCCCAGCTGTTTGCTGCCAGCCCGTCCGGCGTGGCCCGCATGGAGAAGTTTGATGTGCGGGATGATGGCACGGTCCCAGAGAAGATGTCCCTGCAGCGGTGTGCCCGCCGCGTGATCCGCCTCTCTGACTGCGTCTCCGTGGGCCCGGCgggcacagagagctgcccCAAAGCCACCGCCGCCTTCTACCTCACCACCACGGAGAAGAGCTACGTGCTGGCAGCCGAGCAGCGTGATGAATGGatcacccagctctgccagctggccTTCCAG GGTGGAAAAGAGACAGTACCGAGTAGGGCCAGGACCCAGGCCAGCCTTGCCGTCCCCATGGAGGAGAACTCCCTCTACTCGTCCTGGCAGGACC TGACTGAATTCTTGGTGCTGGTGGTCCAGACAGAAGCAGCCACCCGCTGCGGGCTGCAAGGGCACTAcctgctctcagcccttccccagaACCTGACGCTGAAGGACCCCCAATCCCGCCAGCCCCTGCTCACCTGGCCCTACACCTTCCTTCGCAAATTTGGCCAGGATCAG gcTGTCTTCTCCTTCGAGGCTGGCCGCCGCAGTGACTCCGGCGAGGGCACCTTCACCTTCAGCACCCCACGGGCCCCTGAGCTCTGCcgggctgtggctgctgccattgcctgccagcagcagggcaaagACACCCTGGACCCCAGACTCTTCTGTGTCTCAGAGCCCCAGCTCTTTGCACAGGGCCttgagccccagccctgggggccTGGGAATGACgatccccagcccagcccagccctggggagcacacAGCCTGCCTCCGACCCCCCTGCCAACCTCCTCCGCTTCACCCCACCAGAGCCAGAGGCCTCATGCCCCATCATCTATGCCTCCATCGCCCGGGGCCAGCAGCCCCTCTTTGTgtcagggcagccaggctctggggagccctgggCCGTGGGGAAGCCGCTCCCTGAGCATCTCTACGAGAACATCTTCTCTGCAGAACCACATCCAGCCGGGGcccaggaagaggaggaggaagggcagtGGGAGCTAGGATGCCGACAGGCCCCCGAGGGCCACAGCAGTGAGGGGGGCCCCGTCTATGACAACCGGGCCGCCATGGCACCGACCCCCCGGGCCGTGGGCTGGGGGCGcggagggcaggaggtgctgtcAGGGCGCTCCGGGCACAAGCCTCACAGCACCCTTCGGGCCAAGCTGGTGCGGCTGCTGAGCCGGGAGAGCCCCGGAGGGCGGGACTGGGCTTGA